The DNA sequence CAACATCATCAATAAATTCCAAAAGTTCTTCAATTAACAACGGAGTTTCAATTTCAGCTTGTTTTCCAAAATCGATTAATTTTCCGCTAATACCGTATCTTGCGGCACGCCATTTATTTTCATTAATGTACAATCTTCTATAAAGTCTAAATCCTAAATTTTGTTTTATTAACTTGTACAATTTTGCAACAACAGCTTGACACAAAGCTGCAAGCGCAACGGTTTCGTCAACTGTCATCGGCAAATCGCAGACTCTAAATTCCAATGTTGGATATTTTGGATGTGGACGAATATCCCACCAAATTTTACTCGCATCTTCAACACATTTTGTTTTAATAAGCATATTTACAAATGATTGAAATTCCCCATGACTTGCAAAATAATCCGGAATCCCAGTGCGCGGAAATCTATCAAATATTTTTGCACGATATGATTTTAATCCGGTATTTCTACCTTTCCAAAATGGTGAGTTTGTTGATAAAGCAAAAATATGCGGTAGAAAATATCTCGCTGCATTCATTATATGAATAGCCAGTTCTTTATCATCAATACCGATATGAACATGAAGACCAAAAATTAAATTTGCTCTCGCAACTTGCTGCATATCTTGCACAACTCCGGCATATCTTGGCTGATCAGTAATTTCTTGATCTTCCCATCTTGAAAATGGATGTGTTCCAGAAGCGGCAATTTTTAATTTTTCTTTCTCTGCAAGCATTGCTAATTGCGAACGCAAATGAACAACTTCTTGTCGGGCTTCTTTAATATTTGTGCAGATTTTTGATCCCGTTTCAACAACCGATTGATGAAGTTCAGCTTTAATTTTTTCTCTAAGATGAATTGTTCCGCCGCTTAAAATTTGCTCAATTCTTGATCTTAATTCTCTGGTTTCCGGATCAACAATTTGAAATTCTTCTTCAATTCCTAATGTAAAAGTTTTATCAGAAAGCATAATTGCCTCAATTATTTTTTCTTCTTATTTGAAGTTAATTTTTCATTTGATGTAAACGCTGTAACGAAATCTCCCCAAGTTAAATTATTTTTTCCCTTTTTATGATTTTTCGCTTTTCTAATTGCCATATTTGCCGCAGCTTCAACTACCCATTCAAAATTTTCTTCACCAACAGAATTTATATCTGCATCCGGTGCGGGATTTCCAAAATCAATTGCATAAGGAATTCCATCTCTCACAGCAAATTCAACAGTGTTAAAATCATAACCTAATGCGTTATTAATTTTTAAAACATCCTCTTCAATTGTTTTTAATAATTTGCTTTCTATAGGTTTTGGATTTTGCACGTATCTCAAATGATGCGGCTGTTTAGGATCATACTGCATAATTCTTACATCTCTTCTATCCAAACAATAACATCTAAAATATTCAGTAAAATCAATTGCTTCTTGCAGCAACATTACTAAAGTTCCGGTTTCGTGATAATCTCTAAAAAACTCATTTATATCTTTGGGATTATAAACATTTTTCCATCCGCCGCCGGCAAATGGTTTAAAGAAAGCCGGAAATCCCACATAATCAAAAATGTAATTCCAATCTAATGGATAAGCTAAATTTCTCATTGAATTAGCATTTGTATCCGGTGGATGTTGATTGGAAGGAAGTATTACGGTTTTGGGAACATTAACTCCAATTTTTGTTGCAATTGCATTATTGAAAAATTTATCATCCGCGCTCCACCAAAACGGATTGTTAATTACGGCAGTTCCGGTTAATGCAGCATTTTTTAAATATGCTCTATAGAAAGGAATATCCTGCGAAATTCTATCAATTAGAACATCATATTGAGTTGGTTTACCTTGTTCAACAACATTAATTTTTGCTAATTCCGCAACAATTCCCTTCTCTTTTTTTGAATTTACTCTATCAACAAATGCTTGTGGAAAAGTATTTTCTTGGCCAAAAAGAATTCCAATTTTTTTCATATATCACCTAAAGAATTTAATGATTTGAGAATTTCAAATTTGAGTAAATATAATTAAGTATTTTCATAAAAACATAATTTAAAATAAAAAAGCTCTTCATTTTAGAAGAGCTTTTTAAAAGTGGTCAATAATATTTTATCTATTTTAGTAATATCATTTTTTTTGTATCAATAAAATCATCGGATTGCAATTTGTAGAAATACACTCCACTCGGTAAATTCCTTCCATCAAATTCAACTTCATAATTACCGGGTTTTTGGTTTGCGTTTACCAATGTTTTAACCTCTCTTCCAAGTATATCTAAAACTACTAATTTTACTTTTGACGTTTCACTTTTCATATACTTAGGAATTGTATATTTAATTTTTGTTGTTGGGTTAAACGGATTAGGATAGTTTTGTGATAGTTCTGATTTTAAAGGTAAAACTGAACTTTCTTCTGTTTTTATTGAAGTCGGATTATTCCAATCTAAAATATTTGCCCAAACATCACTATCATTATCATTTTGACTTTCAGTCCAAGTTGAATAAATTCTGCTATTTTTTATCTCAATATTAAACCCTCCAGCTGTTGTATTTTCATGATTAAGAAGTTTGAAATTTGAGTTAAGTTTATTTCCATCATTATCAAAACGTTGCGCATAGTAAATGTAATTATGTAAATCAATTTCTTGTAAATCTAAAATTATAAAATTCCCATTTTCATCAGTCGCATTTGGCTCAAAAATACTATCATCTACTTCTAAAGTTTTAACTGAGTCTTGAATATTTCCTTCATTTGTAAACTTTTGGAATTTAAGATACTTCTTCTTGTTTATTGCGTCTGATTCTACCCAATAAATTTTAAAACTTCCATCAGAGTTTACAGAAACTTTATTGCCGAAAATATATAAACTTTTGTCACTTCGTGAGATATTATACTTTTCACCAATTCGATTACAATCTGCAGAAAATATTTGAGCAAACAAAGTTTCAGTACTATCATTTTTGTCAAAAGCAAGCCAACTAATTATAAAATTATTATTAGGAAAAACAGAAATTGAAGGTACAATTTGATTTTCAAAATTAATATCATCATCCAATAATATTTTATCAGATTGTGCAATTCCACTATTTGAAAAAAGTTGAAAATAAATTTTTATATTATTTGTAGAATCGTCAGCTGTACTCCATGATATAATATAATTTTCCAAACCATTAGCAGAAATTACACCGATATCGTTTTGATAATTCAAAAGAAGTTCTGAAAGAATAATATTTGAATCAATTGCTTCACCTTTAGAATTATAAAATTGCCCGACAATTTGTGATTTGGGAAAATCATTTGGATTTTGTGAGAAATGATCTTGGATCCAAACTATTACAAAATTTTCATTAGGAGTAATTGATATTTTCGGAGAGGAATAATTATAAATTTGTTTATTACTTACTTTAAAATTACTCCCAATAAAACTTCCATCATTTAAAAATCTTTGTGCATAAATTTCGCATTTAGAATTATTTCTAAAATCAAGCCAACAAATAATAAAATTTCCATTTTGGCTCACTTCAATATCCGGCGAGAATTGTTCTGCAACTGGAATTCCATCATCATCATTTACTTTAATTTCTTCACATAGTTGTTTATTATTAACATCAAAACTTTTACAATAAACATCAAAATTATAATGTCCGCTTAAATTTTCTTCTTTAACCCAAGCTACAAAGCAATTTCCTAAACAATCAGATGTAATTGTAGGCATAATATCATGTGTGCTATCTTGGATGGAATTTACTTTAATATTATTTCCTATTAAATTTCCATTTTCATCTAAACGTTGATACCAAACATTTTTTTTAAAGTCTTCAGAATGTTGATACCAAGTAATTAAATATTCATTGAAATCTGAGTAATAAATTTCATTAGGATACGAACCATAAGAATCACTTGTATTTATCTTAAAGTTGTTTCCTATTTTTTCACCTTCTTTATTGAATCTTTGTGCATAAACATCAACTGAGTAAATAGAATTTCTGAAGTCAGACCAAGCTGTAATGAAATTACCGCTACTATCATTTGCAATGGTAACATCACATGGATTAGAATTAACTGCATTGTTATCAATTACATTAACTTCTATTCCAATCTTTTCACCTAATTCTGAAAATCTTTGAATTAATAATTTTGGTGTTCCACTTTTCCATTCTTTCCAAGCAAAAATAAAATTATTAAGATTATCTAATGAAATTGAAAAAGATTCAATGTATAGATTTTCTGTTTCATTTTTAAGAAGTATTCTTTTTCCAATAGCTGTAAAATCTGAAGAAAACATTTGAGCAAAAATACTTTTACTTTCATCTGCATTATATTCCATCCAAGCTATTAAGATTTTTCCCGATTCATTCATAAATATTTGAGACTCAGCACTATACAAATTACCAATTTCAAATTTTATTGTATTTCCAATTTGCTCAAGTTCTTTTGAATAATGATTAAAACAAATTTCATAATTTTGATAATTCGGTTGAAACCAAATTATTATAAAGCTACCATCGTTTAACATTATAACATTTGGAAATTTGCCTATAGTATAGGAGGAAGTATTATCTACAATTTTTATATTTTGTTTAATTGGAATAGCTGAATTAGAAAAATATTGAAAATAAATCTCCTTCACTGCATTTCTATCATCTTCCCAAACAACAACAAAGTTTCCTTCGCAATCGGACGCTATTTTAGGATCTGTTTGACTTGAATAATTGTAACCTCCATTTTCATTTACTTGAAAATCTTGGACAATAGTAATTGGTTTATTAAAATTCTGAAAATGAAATGAAGAAATGAGAAAAAGGTAAAAAACAATTGAATATTTATAGGAACCCACATTCATAATATTGATTCCTTAAAATTATTATTACATTAAATATAATTTAAATTATTTGATTAATAACATCTTTTTTGTTTCAATAAAATCACCAGATTGTAATTTGTAGAAATACACTCCACTCGGTAAATTGCTTCCATCAAATTCAACTTCATAATTTCTGGGTTTTTGGTTTTGGTTTACCAAAGTAGCAACTTCTTTGACAAGAATATCATAAATCACTTAACGTACAGCCGGGATATATCCCGTCTCTACAATTTTAATTCTATTTTTCACGTTTTACATTTCACTTTTCACATTTTTTGGAATTACTACTTTAAATTAAATAATTCATAATTTTGACAGTTATTTATAATTCCAATACTTACAAAGTAAAAAAAAGCCATCCTTTTGAGATGGCTTTTAATTCATAGAAAATTACGAAATTAAATAAGATTTGTTCTGTATGATTGCAGAGCTTTCATATAGTTAGCTCTTTCAAATGCGGCAGGTTCATTAACAGCTTTCTGACTCATACTTCCTTTCATCATATCGATTGAAGAATATTCGTTTTCTTCCATCCAAACTTTTAATTCGGAAAGAATATCAGTAATTCTACCAACTCCATTCATTAATAATTCAGAACACATCATCGATACATCGCCGCCCGCCATCATAACTTTTAATACATCTTTGTAATTATGAATTCCGGTTGTTGCAGCCATACTTGCTTTTATGTTGCTGTATAAAATTGCAATCCATCTTAGAGGAAGTCTCATTTCCCAATTTGTGCTTAATACAAGATTTGGAAATACTTCTAACTTTTCCAAATTAAAATCCGGCTGATAAAATCTGTTAAACATTACTAAAGCATCGGCTCCGGCATTATCTAATCTTCGCGCCATATTTGACATTGATGTAAAGAACGGACTTAATTTAATCGCTACAGGAATTTTAATTTGTTCTTTAACAGCTTTCAAAGTATCAACGTACATATTTTCAATTTCGGAACCGGTAAGATTAACATTTGTCGGAATATAATAAACATTTAATTCTAAGGCGTCAGCTCCGGCTTGCTCAATATTTTTAGCATACTTTACCCAGCCGCCACTGCTAACACCATTCAAACTTCCAATAATTGGAATATCTGTTGCTTTCTTTAAATTTGCAATATGATCTAAATATTCATAAGGTCCCATATTGTATTCTTCTTGCTCGGGATAATATGAAGTTGCCTCTGCATAACTTTCTGTTCCGTAGTTTAAATAATGATCTAATTCACCGGACTCATGCGTAATTTGTTCTTCAAAAAGTGAGTAAACTACAACTGCTGCTGCACCGGCGTCTTCCATTGCTTTAACTGAATCAACAGTTTGAGATAAAGGCGAAGCTGATGGTACAATAGGATTCTTTAATTTTAATCCCATATATTTTGTTGATAAATCCATTTTTTCTCCAAAATTTTATTAAACTTTTATTAAGCCGCTAAATAGCGGCATTATTTTATTCTTGTTTTGAATTTGAATAATCCATTGCAGCAAGTTGTTCGTAATGATTCCATTTTTTATTAACTTCTGCTTGAGCAAGTCCAAGTAAATACTTAGTTCTTTCCGGATCAATTTTTTGCAACATTTTATATCTAGTTTCAGTGTAAATAAAATCTTCCAGTTTAATTTTTGGAGCCTTTGAATCAAGTTTTAGTGGATTTTTGCCTTCTTTCACATTTTCTGGATTGTATCTGTATAATGGCCAATGTCCACTATCAACTGCTAATTGTTGATGTTCCATGCCTTTTGCTAAATCGTAACCGTGTGCAATACAGTGACTGTAAGCAATAATTAAAGATGGACCATCATATGCTTCAGCTTCAAGAATTGCTTTTAAAGTTTGTGTATCATTTGCTCCCATTGCAATTTGAGCTACATAAACATTTCCATAACCCATTGCCATCATTCCCAAATCTTTTTTAGGATTTGGTCTTCCGGCTGCTGCAAATTTTGCAACTGCACCTAATCCTGTAGCTTTCGACATTTGTCCGCCGGTATTAGAATAAACTTCCGTATCAAGAACTAAAATATTAACATTCTTTCCTTGTGCTAAAACGTGATCTAAACCACCATAACCAATATCATAAGCCCATCCGTCGCCGCCCATAATCCAAACTGATTTTTTAACTAAATAATCTGCAACCATTAGTAAATTTTGGGCTTCATCTGAATTATTATTTTTTAATTTTTCTTTTAATTCAGAAACTCTTTGTCTTTGTTCATAAATATCGGCTTCGGAATTTTGAACTGCATTAAGAATTGAATTTACTAATTCTTGACCAACTGCATTTTCCAAACCTTTTAACAATTCTTCGGCAAATTCTTTTTGTTTATCAATCGAAAGTCTCATACCAAATCCAAATTCAGCATTATCTTCAAAAAGAGAATTTGACCAAGCTGGACCTTTACCTTCATGATTTACTGCCCATGGAGTTGTTGGTAAATTTCCACCATATATTGATGAACATCCTGTTGCGTTTGCAATAATTGCTCTATCACCAAACAATTGTGAAACTAATTTAACGTATGGAGTTTCTCCACAACCGGAGCATGCGCCGGAATATTCAAACAATGGTTGCAATAATTGACTTCCTTTTATTGAACCAACATTTAATTTAGTTCTATCAAATTCCGGGATATTTAAGAAATAATCATAATTTGCTCTTTCTTTTTCTCGTAATGGAATTTGCGGAACCATGTTAATTGCTTTTTTACCGGTTTCTCTTTTATTTTTTGCTGGACAAACATCAACACAAAGTGAACAACCCGTACAATCTTCAACTGCAACTTGAATTGTGTAAGCTAAACCTTCATATTCTTTTCCTCTTGCTTCCGTCCATTTGAATGTCTCCGGAGCATTATTTGTGAGTTCTTTATCATATGCTTTAATTCTAATAGTTGCATGAGGACAAACCATTGCGCATTTTCCGCACTGAATACAAACTTCTGTATCCCATTCCGGAACTTCTAATGCAATATTTCTTTTTTCCCATTGAGTTGTTGCCGATGGGAAAGTTCCATCCAACGGCATTTGGCTAACCGGAATTAAATCGCCTTTTCCTTTCATCATCATTGCTAAAGTTTCTTTAACATAAGCCGGAGCTTTATCTGAAACTATTGGAGGTAAAATAATTTGGCTTGTAACTTCTGAAGGAATTTCAATTTTATGTAAATGAGCCAAAGTGCTATCAACAGCTTCGTAATTTTTATTTACAACTATTTCACCTTTTCCGCCGTATGTTTTTTTAATTGCATATTTAATTTGTGCAATAGCTTCATCTTTAGGTAGAACGCCGGAAATTGCGAAAAAGCATGTCTGCATAATTGTATTAATTCTTGCTCCCATTCCGGTTTGTTTTGCAACTGCATAACCATCAATTACATAAAAATTCAACTTTTTATCAATTATTTGTTGCTGCATTCTTTGAGGAAGCTTATCCCATGTTTCATCTTTTGAATAAGGACTATTTAACAAGAAAGTTCCACCGTCAACAATATTTTCCAAAACATCAAAATTTTCTAATAAATTGAATTGATGAACACCGATGAAATTTGCGGTTTGAATTAAATATGTTGAATGAATTTCTTTCTTCCCAAATCTTAAATGCGATACAGTTGTTGATCCGGATTTTTTCGAATCGTAAACAAAATATCCTTGTGCATAATTTTCTGTTTCTTCACCAATAATTTTGATGGAATTTTTGTTTGCACCAACTGTTCCATCTGCACCTAATCCGTAGAATAATGCTCTTACAACATCTTCGCCTTCAGTTACAAAATTTGGATCATATTCTAAACTTGTAAATGTTACATCATCATTAATTCCAACCGTAAAATGATTTTTCGGATTCTCTTTTTTCAATTCATCAAAAACTGCCTTAACCATTGCCGGAGTAAATTCTTTTGATGATAATCCATATCTTCCGCCGACAACTTTTGGTAATTTTTCAAATTTCGGATTTGCCGTATTCATATTTTCAATAAGTGCAGTAACAACATCAAGGTATAACGGTTCACCGATTGATCCCGGTTCTTTTGTTCTATCTAATACAGCAATTTTTTCTACAGTTTTTGGAAGAACATCAATAAATTTATCAATCGCAAAAGGTCTGTATAATCTAACTTTTAAAACACCTATTTTCTCTTCCATTCTCGTCGTCAAATAATCAATTGCTTCAAGAGCGGTTTCACTTCCGGAACCCATCATAACAATTACTCTTTTTGCATCGGGAGCACCATAATAATCAAATAAGTGATATTGACGTCCCGTCAATTCTGCAAACTTATCCATTGCACTTTGAACTTTATCCGGACAAACATCATAAAATTTATTTACAGCTTCTCTTCCTTGAAAATAAACATCCGGATTTTGAGCAGTTCCTCTGATAAACGGATTATCCGGAGTTAATGCTCTTTTTCTATGTTCTCTAACTAATTTATCGTCAATCATTGCTTTAATATCTGCAACGGTTAATTGTTCAATTTTATTTACTTCATGCGAAGATCTAAAACCATCAAAAAAGTGGATAAATGGAATTCGTGATTCCAAAGTAGCTCTGTGTGCAATTGCTGCAAAATCCATAATTTCTTGAATTGACGCAGAAGCTAACAACGCCCAGCCGGTTTGTCTTGTTGCCATAACATCGCTGTGATCACCAAAAATTGATAATGCAGATGCGGCAAGCGATCTTGCAGAAACATGAAATACTGTTGAAGTTAATTCGCCGGCAATTTTATACATATTTGGAATCATTAAAAGCAAACCTTGTGATGCCGTAAAAGTTGTGGTTAAAGCTCCACTTTGTAATGCCCCATGAACTGCTCCGGAAGCTCCACCTTCACTTTGTAATTCAGAAACAAGAGGAACTGTTCCCCAAATATTCTTTTTACCTTGTGCTGCCCAAGCATCAGACATTTCTCCCATTCCGGAAGATGGTGTAATTGGATATATAGCAATTACCTCACTGTTATGATATGCAACATAAGCAGCGGCTTCATTGCCGTCTATTGTTATTTTCTGTCTTTCCATTTTATCCCTTATCTCTTTTTATTTTAGATTATAAAACGATATAAGAGTTTTGTTTTCTAAAATTATGCCAATTTTTTGATTATCAATTTCGTCCAATTTCGTATCAATACTATGTAATTTCATAACTTATCTCTTAATTTTTAGAAATGGATTTAATATACTCTTATTTTTAAGAATTGTAATTTTTTATTCATGAATGAAATTAAAACTTCGTAAAACTTAAAATAAATTAGAAGTTTATAAATGATAGGATTTGTACAACAAATTTCTAAGATTTTATAGATTTAGAAAATATTTTCCGGTCAATTGGTAACTTCGTCCAATTCCATCAATTCCGCTTCCGTGTGTTCTGTAAGCTTCATCAAAAATATTATTTATTCCAAAACCGAAATTAAACTGTCCTAAATTACAATTTGAAAATAAATTAAGAATATACCAGCTTGGTGTTCCATTTTTATCAATTCTATGATCATCTAAATCTCCGGATGATAATCTATCTTGCTCCGAAGCAAAAATATATTCCATTTTTAATCCAAGTTTTTCAAAAACTAAATATGAAATTGATAGTGCCCCATTAAATGGAGGAATTCTTCGCATTGGTTCGTTTACCGAAATATTTTGACCGTAAGTGTATGTCAAATTATTTGTTAAAAATAAATTATCCGCTAAAATTAAATTTACATCAAATTCAAAACCTTGAATATATGCTTCACCAATATTTTCCTTTGTGTAAACCGTTTCGCCGTTATAAATTTCACTTCCGTTATAAGAAGATTTTACTCTTTCAATCAAATTGGAAAGATTATTTCTAAAAAGGAAAATTGAAGATTTAATTTTTGTGTGATTAAATTTAACTCCGATTTCATAATTTATTGATGTTTCCGGCGATAGATTATTATTAGGAACTTCAATTCCGAAATCAAATAAACCAAATGTGCTTACATCATTTATATTTGGTATTCTATATGCAGTATTAATTTTTGAAATAATTTTTATAAATTCATTAAAATTATATGAGATTGAGAAATGTCCGGTAATTGCATCGGGATTTATTTTAGGTTTTCCAAATTCTTCATCGTTAATTACCAAATAAGCAAAATTATATCTTCCGCCAAATCCAAAATCAAAATCATTTAATTTAAAATTTGCAAGAAGAAAAACAGATAAATTATGAAACTTGCTTCCATCCGAATATAAACCGCGTTTTTCTTCATTTGTATTATTTTCTAAATTGAAAATAGTTGCACTACTTTTAATATAATCGTAATAATATTCCACTCCGGAATTTATTTTCAATTTTTCAACCGGTTCTGAAAGTATTAGAAAATTAGCTCCCCAAGTATCAATAACATCTTTTTCATTTGTACTTTTAAGTTCAGATATTTTTTTTACTTTTCTTTCTTCATCGGATTTTTGCCAAGAAAATGTAAAACTCACATTTTTATACAAATTATTTTTTGAGAAAATTTCACTTTTCAAATATGCTAATTGTCTTATTTGCGGATCAAATTTATAATACTCATAACCTCTTTCATCAACTTGATCAAAACGATCAACGTCATTTTGTCGGAAATATTGATAACTATAAGTAAGCAAAATATTTTCATTTAATAGATGATTATTTTTCAGATTGAATGAATACTCATCATAAGAAGAAGGTGATTCTTTTCCAATTCCGTTACCGGCAATAATATCTTCAAAATTCTTAAACGAAAACATTGCTTGGTATCCGCTGTTTTCTGTCGAATAATTCAAAAAAGTATTTGTTGATTTTTCCATGTTGCCGGATAAATATTTAAACTGAATTCCGCCGTTTATTTTATTGGCTAATCCAATTTTAGGAGATTTAGTTAAAATGTGAACAACGCCTCCAAGTGCGTCACTTCCATATTGCACAGAACCGGAACCGCGTAAAATTTCAACTCTTTCAATTTCGTTCAAATTTATTGTGTTCAAATATTGATTAGGTCCATATCTGAAAGTAGAATTATTTAACCTTATTCCGTCAATCATAATTAAAGTTTGATTTCCGGTCATTCCGCGTACAAACGGCGAACCGGCTCCATGATTTGATTGCTGCATCCAAATTCCAGATGTTCCAACTAACGCACTCGCAAGGTTCATCGGATTGTTTGTATTTATTGAACTACTATGCAAAATTGAAATTGACTGATTTACCGAATCAATATTTTCTTCATATAGTGATGAAGAAACAACAATTTCATCAGTTGTAAAATCTAAATTTGATTGAGAATAATTTTTAGAAAATGACAAGAATATAATTAACAATATTTCAAATTTGAAAATTACTTTGGAAAATTTTTGCATAAGAATATTCTAGGATTTTTATTTGGAAATGAAATTTATCAATTTTATTTGACAGCTTAAAATGTAAGTGAATTATTTAACAATAAATTCATATTGACCAGACTCAATATTCAGTTTGGTGAATTTATTATTTTCTTCAATAATTT is a window from the Ignavibacteriota bacterium genome containing:
- a CDS encoding carboxylate-amine ligase, translated to MLSDKTFTLGIEEEFQIVDPETRELRSRIEQILSGGTIHLREKIKAELHQSVVETGSKICTNIKEARQEVVHLRSQLAMLAEKEKLKIAASGTHPFSRWEDQEITDQPRYAGVVQDMQQVARANLIFGLHVHIGIDDKELAIHIMNAARYFLPHIFALSTNSPFWKGRNTGLKSYRAKIFDRFPRTGIPDYFASHGEFQSFVNMLIKTKCVEDASKIWWDIRPHPKYPTLEFRVCDLPMTVDETVALAALCQAVVAKLYKLIKQNLGFRLYRRLYINENKWRAARYGISGKLIDFGKQAEIETPLLIEELLEFIDDVVDVLDSREEVNYVREILKNGTGADKQIAVWDQTQNLNSVVDLVISETYKGLSY
- a CDS encoding T9SS type A sorting domain-containing protein; its protein translation is MPTITSDCLGNCFVAWVKEENLSGHYNFDVYCKSFDVNNKQLCEEIKVNDDDGIPVAEQFSPDIEVSQNGNFIICWLDFRNNSKCEIYAQRFLNDGSFIGSNFKVSNKQIYNYSSPKISITPNENFVIVWIQDHFSQNPNDFPKSQIVGQFYNSKGEAIDSNIILSELLLNYQNDIGVISANGLENYIISWSTADDSTNNIKIYFQLFSNSGIAQSDKILLDDDINFENQIVPSISVFPNNNFIISWLAFDKNDSTETLFAQIFSADCNRIGEKYNISRSDKSLYIFGNKVSVNSDGSFKIYWVESDAINKKKYLKFQKFTNEGNIQDSVKTLEVDDSIFEPNATDENGNFIILDLQEIDLHNYIYYAQRFDNDGNKLNSNFKLLNHENTTAGGFNIEIKNSRIYSTWTESQNDNDSDVWANILDWNNPTSIKTEESSVLPLKSELSQNYPNPFNPTTKIKYTIPKYMKSETSKVKLVVLDILGREVKTLVNANQKPGNYEVEFDGRNLPSGVYFYKLQSDDFIDTKKMILLK
- a CDS encoding T9SS type A sorting domain-containing protein — encoded protein: MIYDILVKEVATLVNQNQKPRNYEVEFDGSNLPSGVYFYKLQSGDFIETKKMLLIK
- a CDS encoding dihydroorotate dehydrogenase-like protein, with amino-acid sequence MDLSTKYMGLKLKNPIVPSASPLSQTVDSVKAMEDAGAAAVVVYSLFEEQITHESGELDHYLNYGTESYAEATSYYPEQEEYNMGPYEYLDHIANLKKATDIPIIGSLNGVSSGGWVKYAKNIEQAGADALELNVYYIPTNVNLTGSEIENMYVDTLKAVKEQIKIPVAIKLSPFFTSMSNMARRLDNAGADALVMFNRFYQPDFNLEKLEVFPNLVLSTNWEMRLPLRWIAILYSNIKASMAATTGIHNYKDVLKVMMAGGDVSMMCSELLMNGVGRITDILSELKVWMEENEYSSIDMMKGSMSQKAVNEPAAFERANYMKALQSYRTNLI
- the nifJ gene encoding pyruvate:ferredoxin (flavodoxin) oxidoreductase, which translates into the protein MERQKITIDGNEAAAYVAYHNSEVIAIYPITPSSGMGEMSDAWAAQGKKNIWGTVPLVSELQSEGGASGAVHGALQSGALTTTFTASQGLLLMIPNMYKIAGELTSTVFHVSARSLAASALSIFGDHSDVMATRQTGWALLASASIQEIMDFAAIAHRATLESRIPFIHFFDGFRSSHEVNKIEQLTVADIKAMIDDKLVREHRKRALTPDNPFIRGTAQNPDVYFQGREAVNKFYDVCPDKVQSAMDKFAELTGRQYHLFDYYGAPDAKRVIVMMGSGSETALEAIDYLTTRMEEKIGVLKVRLYRPFAIDKFIDVLPKTVEKIAVLDRTKEPGSIGEPLYLDVVTALIENMNTANPKFEKLPKVVGGRYGLSSKEFTPAMVKAVFDELKKENPKNHFTVGINDDVTFTSLEYDPNFVTEGEDVVRALFYGLGADGTVGANKNSIKIIGEETENYAQGYFVYDSKKSGSTTVSHLRFGKKEIHSTYLIQTANFIGVHQFNLLENFDVLENIVDGGTFLLNSPYSKDETWDKLPQRMQQQIIDKKLNFYVIDGYAVAKQTGMGARINTIMQTCFFAISGVLPKDEAIAQIKYAIKKTYGGKGEIVVNKNYEAVDSTLAHLHKIEIPSEVTSQIILPPIVSDKAPAYVKETLAMMMKGKGDLIPVSQMPLDGTFPSATTQWEKRNIALEVPEWDTEVCIQCGKCAMVCPHATIRIKAYDKELTNNAPETFKWTEARGKEYEGLAYTIQVAVEDCTGCSLCVDVCPAKNKRETGKKAINMVPQIPLREKERANYDYFLNIPEFDRTKLNVGSIKGSQLLQPLFEYSGACSGCGETPYVKLVSQLFGDRAIIANATGCSSIYGGNLPTTPWAVNHEGKGPAWSNSLFEDNAEFGFGMRLSIDKQKEFAEELLKGLENAVGQELVNSILNAVQNSEADIYEQRQRVSELKEKLKNNNSDEAQNLLMVADYLVKKSVWIMGGDGWAYDIGYGGLDHVLAQGKNVNILVLDTEVYSNTGGQMSKATGLGAVAKFAAAGRPNPKKDLGMMAMGYGNVYVAQIAMGANDTQTLKAILEAEAYDGPSLIIAYSHCIAHGYDLAKGMEHQQLAVDSGHWPLYRYNPENVKEGKNPLKLDSKAPKIKLEDFIYTETRYKMLQKIDPERTKYLLGLAQAEVNKKWNHYEQLAAMDYSNSKQE
- a CDS encoding TonB-dependent receptor, whose product is MQKFSKVIFKFEILLIIFLSFSKNYSQSNLDFTTDEIVVSSSLYEENIDSVNQSISILHSSSINTNNPMNLASALVGTSGIWMQQSNHGAGSPFVRGMTGNQTLIMIDGIRLNNSTFRYGPNQYLNTINLNEIERVEILRGSGSVQYGSDALGGVVHILTKSPKIGLANKINGGIQFKYLSGNMEKSTNTFLNYSTENSGYQAMFSFKNFEDIIAGNGIGKESPSSYDEYSFNLKNNHLLNENILLTYSYQYFRQNDVDRFDQVDERGYEYYKFDPQIRQLAYLKSEIFSKNNLYKNVSFTFSWQKSDEERKVKKISELKSTNEKDVIDTWGANFLILSEPVEKLKINSGVEYYYDYIKSSATIFNLENNTNEEKRGLYSDGSKFHNLSVFLLANFKLNDFDFGFGGRYNFAYLVINDEEFGKPKINPDAITGHFSISYNFNEFIKIISKINTAYRIPNINDVSTFGLFDFGIEVPNNNLSPETSINYEIGVKFNHTKIKSSIFLFRNNLSNLIERVKSSYNGSEIYNGETVYTKENIGEAYIQGFEFDVNLILADNLFLTNNLTYTYGQNISVNEPMRRIPPFNGALSISYLVFEKLGLKMEYIFASEQDRLSSGDLDDHRIDKNGTPSWYILNLFSNCNLGQFNFGFGINNIFDEAYRTHGSGIDGIGRSYQLTGKYFLNL